From the Conger conger chromosome 14, fConCon1.1, whole genome shotgun sequence genome, one window contains:
- the LOC133109317 gene encoding rho guanine nucleotide exchange factor 19-like isoform X2 — protein MPSPKEAAPYELQCIPLVMLPGYGFPPLPDFQPHLHTLHCRGQSPNMWIPGSPESQALSEARKDRPFPRQPLHHVAVCKLETLTFTELPQSPLNGLSPSPSLSPNRRSLTPSPERGGGAGLSPPVALDIERSPEQSKESGVPAPSGTDPKPADRRSEPAISVRPRPPLSLPLFLPLSSPPDSRDHPHSQRSFSLDLGVCSAEACSPQRRTSYGDIKEKSIRRKMRVYSPDSLSDDSLSSPSPECEYLFPGPFLEEGEELGLVSHTLPATRSPSPPAGVPREPQPHALPGPPLSPGGRRAGSGSAGGLVPEGLSLGSPHAGPGDQERRRFSASELISRLQLSQRKSSFALKLGKSLSARVAPRDRQGPHSHSPSNKSSSRDGSSGASSDSGPHSPTGPSPPGLLSPPADGTAALHKGSGGLSSRADSIEEDTSSSAALGCSKRLSRFLPSLILYQEYSDVAINREIQRQQGVEPGSEDEPLGNGEVGGATPPENLSPTSSFRSSRGSAFSLWQDIPDVRNSGTLDSFSNEERKLQEAKFELVTSEASYIRSLAIAVDHFMLSRDLSECLGAKERQWLFSKLPDVKDVSERFLQDLEQRLEEDILRFDVCDIVLAHCPALRRVYLPYVTNQAYQEQTYQRLLQENPRFPGILARLEEDPICQRLPLTSFLILPFQRITRLKMLVENILKRTTPGSRDEDTATKAFNELKKIIKECNSSVQSMKRTEELIHLNKKIHFEGKIFPLISQSRWLVKHGELLEVDTQTMSISGSKLKLPTRPVYLHLFNDRLLLSRKKEIGQLKVKDLSQKLQGISGFIFHLQLCDGPQLKHQILLKARTESEKQRWISAMFPPDLESSGEQVRENDDLSQVQCIKSYQAVEHDELTLEKADILQAQTITSDGWVEGIRLFDGERGWFPKSYVEEITSRSARLRNLRENNRIKSATQKLQQELL, from the exons CTCCAATGCATCCCACTCGTCATGCTCCCTGGATATGgatttccccctctccctgactTCCAGCCCCACCTCCACACTTTGCACTGCAGAGGGCAGAGCCCCAACATGTGGATCCCGGGCTCACCCGAGTCCCAGGCTTTGAGCGAGGCCCGGAAAGACAGGCCCTTTCCACGACAGCCCCTTCACCACGTCGCTGTGTGCAAGCTGGAGACGCTGACTTTCACGGAGCTGCCCCAGTCCCCCCTCAACGGCCTgagcccctccccttccctctccccaaACAGACGCTCTCTGACCCCCTCACCGGAGCGAGGGGGCGGTGCTGGTCTTAGCCCCCCCGTGGCCCTGGACATAGAGAGGTCTCCGGAGCAGAGCAAGGAGTCGGGCGTCCCCGCCCCCAGTGGGACAGATCCCAAACCTGCCGATAGACGCAGCGAACCGGCCATCTCAGTGCGGCCTCGTCCCCCTCTGtcgctccctctcttcctccccctgtcctcGCCCCCAGACAGCAGGGACCATCCTCACTCCCAGAGGTCCTTCTCCCTGGATTTAGGCGTCTGTAGTGCCGAGGCCTGCAGCCCACAGAGGCGCACTTCCTACGGGGACATCAAAGAGAAATCTATCA ggcgTAAGATGCGGGTGTATTCCCCCGATAGTCTGAGCGATGACTCTCTCAGCAGTCCCAGTCCAGAGTGTGAGTATTTATTCCCAGGGCCCTTTCTGGAAGAAGGAGAGGAGCTGGGTCTGGTCTCCCACACACTGCCCGCAACAcgttccccctcccctccggcAGGGGTCCCCAGAGAGCCCCAGCCCCACGCCCTCCCCGGACCGCCGCTTTCCCCTGGGGGTAGGAGGGCGGGGTCGGGGAGCGCGGGCGGCCTGGTGCCGGAGGGCCTCTCACTGGGCAGCCCCCACGCTGGCCCCGGGGACCAGGAGAGGAGACGCTTCTCCGCGTCAGAGCTCATCTCCAGGCTGCAGCTTTCCCAGAGGAAAAGCTCCTTCGCCCTGAAGCTGGGCAAGTCTCTGTCCGCACGCGTGGCCCCCAGGGACCGGCAGGGcccccacagccacagccccAGCA atAAATCCAGCTCCAGAGATGGCAGCTCAGGGGCGTCGAGTGACAGCGGACCCCACAGCCCCACGGGGCCCAGTCCGCCCGGTCTGCTGTCGCCCCCTGCTGACGGAACAGCAGCACTGCACAAGGGGAGCGGCGGGCTCAG ctCAAGGGCGGACTCCATAGAGGAGGACACCAGCTCCTCCGCTGCTCTCGGCTGCAGCAAACGCTTGTCCCGGTTCCTGCCCAGCC TGATACTGTACCAGGAGTACAGTGATGTGGCCATCAACAGGGAGATTCAGCGGCAGCAGGGGGTGGAGCCAGGCTCTGAAGATGAGCCACTTGGGAACGGCGAGGTGGGGGGAGCCACACCCCCTGAAAACCTCTCTCCAACCAGCTCGTTCCGCTCATCGCGGGGCTCCGCCTTCTCGCTGTGGCAGGACATCCCCGACGTGCGCAACAGTGGCACCCTGGACTCCTTCAGCAACGAGGAGAGGAAGCTGcaggag GCTAAATTTGAGCTGGTGACCTCAGAGGCCTCGTACATACGCAGCCTGGCCATTGCGGTGGACCACTTCATGCTGTCCCGGGACCTGAGCGAGTGCCTGGGGGCCAAGGAGAGGCAGTGGCTGTTCTCAAAACTGCCCGACGTGAAGGATGTCAGCGAGAG ATTCCTGCAGGACCTGGAGCAGCGCTTGGAGGAGGACATACTGCGCTTTGACGTGTGCGACATCGTGCTGGCACACTGCCCTGCCCTCCGCAGGGTCTACCTCCCCTATGTCACCAACCAGGCCTACCAGGAGCAGACCTACCAGCGCCTGCT TCAGGAGAACCCCAGGTTTCCTGGAATTCTGGCTCGCCTGGAGGAAGACCCCATCTGCCAGCGCCTTCCTCTCACCTCCTTCCTCATCCTCCCCTTCCAGAGGATAACCAGGCTAAAGATGCTGGTGGAG aatatcttgaagaggaCAACTCCGGGATCTCGGGATGAGGACACTGCTACCAAAGCTTTTAATGAGCTGAAGAAG ATCATAAAGGAATGTAATTCCAGTGTTCAGTCAATGAAGAGAACTGAAGAACTCATTCACTTAAATAAGAAAATCCACTTTGAGGGCAAG atTTTCCCCCTGATTTCTCAGTCTCGGTGGCTGGTGAAACATGGAGAATTGCTGGAGGTGGACACACAGACCATGAGTATTTCCGGGTCAAAGTTGAAGTTGCCCACTCGGCCTGTCTATCTGCACCTATTCAATGATCGCCTTCTGCTGTCACGGAAGAAGGA GATAGGGCAGCTGAAGGTGAAGGACCTGAGCCAGAAGCTGCAGGGCATCTCTGGCTTCATCTTCCACTTGCAGCTGTGCGACGGGCCACAGCTCAAGCACCAGATCCTGCTGAAGGCCCGCACGGA GAGTGAGAAGCAGCGCTGGATCTCTGCCATGTTTCCCCCGGATCTGGAGTCCAGTGGAGAGCAGGTCAGGGAGAATGATG ATCTCTCCCAGGTTCAGTGCATCAAGAGCTACCAGGCCGTGGAGCACGATGAGCTGACTCTGGAGAAGGCCGACATCCTTCAGGCTCAGACCATCACAAGCGACG GCTGGGTCGAGGGGATCCGGTTATTCGATGGGGAGAGGGGCTGGTTCCCCAAATCCTACGTGGAGGAGATCACGAGTCGGAGCGCTCGACTGCGAAACCTCCGGGAGAACAACCGCATCAAGAGTGCCACCCAGAAGCTGCAGCAGGAGCTCCTGTAG
- the LOC133109317 gene encoding rho guanine nucleotide exchange factor 19-like isoform X3 — translation MPSPKEAAPYELQCIPLVMLPGYGFPPLPDFQPHLHTLHCRGQSPNMWIPGSPESQALSEARKDRPFPRQPLHHVAVCKLETLTFTELPQSPLNGLSPSPSLSPNRRSLTPSPERGGGAGLSPPVALDIERSPEQSKESGVPAPSGTDPKPADRRSEPAISVRPRPPLSLPLFLPLSSPPDSRDHPHSQRSFSLDLGVCSAEACSPQRRTSYGDIKEKSIRRKMRVYSPDSLSDDSLSSPSPEYKSSSRDGSSGASSDSGPHSPTGPSPPGLLSPPADGTAALHKGSGGLSSRADSIEEDTSSSAALGCSKRLSRFLPSLILYQEYSDVAINREIQRQQGVEPGSEDEPLGNGEVGGATPPENLSPTSSFRSSRGSAFSLWQDIPDVRNSGTLDSFSNEERKLQEAKFELVTSEASYIRSLAIAVDHFMLSRDLSECLGAKERQWLFSKLPDVKDVSERFLQDLEQRLEEDILRFDVCDIVLAHCPALRRVYLPYVTNQAYQEQTYQRLLQENPRFPGILARLEEDPICQRLPLTSFLILPFQRITRLKMLVENILKRTTPGSRDEDTATKAFNELKKIIKECNSSVQSMKRTEELIHLNKKIHFEGKIFPLISQSRWLVKHGELLEVDTQTMSISGSKLKLPTRPVYLHLFNDRLLLSRKKDTWKFVVFVHARIGQLKVKDLSQKLQGISGFIFHLQLCDGPQLKHQILLKARTESEKQRWISAMFPPDLESSGEQVRENDDLSQVQCIKSYQAVEHDELTLEKADILQAQTITSDGWVEGIRLFDGERGWFPKSYVEEITSRSARLRNLRENNRIKSATQKLQQELL, via the exons CTCCAATGCATCCCACTCGTCATGCTCCCTGGATATGgatttccccctctccctgactTCCAGCCCCACCTCCACACTTTGCACTGCAGAGGGCAGAGCCCCAACATGTGGATCCCGGGCTCACCCGAGTCCCAGGCTTTGAGCGAGGCCCGGAAAGACAGGCCCTTTCCACGACAGCCCCTTCACCACGTCGCTGTGTGCAAGCTGGAGACGCTGACTTTCACGGAGCTGCCCCAGTCCCCCCTCAACGGCCTgagcccctccccttccctctccccaaACAGACGCTCTCTGACCCCCTCACCGGAGCGAGGGGGCGGTGCTGGTCTTAGCCCCCCCGTGGCCCTGGACATAGAGAGGTCTCCGGAGCAGAGCAAGGAGTCGGGCGTCCCCGCCCCCAGTGGGACAGATCCCAAACCTGCCGATAGACGCAGCGAACCGGCCATCTCAGTGCGGCCTCGTCCCCCTCTGtcgctccctctcttcctccccctgtcctcGCCCCCAGACAGCAGGGACCATCCTCACTCCCAGAGGTCCTTCTCCCTGGATTTAGGCGTCTGTAGTGCCGAGGCCTGCAGCCCACAGAGGCGCACTTCCTACGGGGACATCAAAGAGAAATCTATCA ggcgTAAGATGCGGGTGTATTCCCCCGATAGTCTGAGCGATGACTCTCTCAGCAGTCCCAGTCCAGAGT atAAATCCAGCTCCAGAGATGGCAGCTCAGGGGCGTCGAGTGACAGCGGACCCCACAGCCCCACGGGGCCCAGTCCGCCCGGTCTGCTGTCGCCCCCTGCTGACGGAACAGCAGCACTGCACAAGGGGAGCGGCGGGCTCAG ctCAAGGGCGGACTCCATAGAGGAGGACACCAGCTCCTCCGCTGCTCTCGGCTGCAGCAAACGCTTGTCCCGGTTCCTGCCCAGCC TGATACTGTACCAGGAGTACAGTGATGTGGCCATCAACAGGGAGATTCAGCGGCAGCAGGGGGTGGAGCCAGGCTCTGAAGATGAGCCACTTGGGAACGGCGAGGTGGGGGGAGCCACACCCCCTGAAAACCTCTCTCCAACCAGCTCGTTCCGCTCATCGCGGGGCTCCGCCTTCTCGCTGTGGCAGGACATCCCCGACGTGCGCAACAGTGGCACCCTGGACTCCTTCAGCAACGAGGAGAGGAAGCTGcaggag GCTAAATTTGAGCTGGTGACCTCAGAGGCCTCGTACATACGCAGCCTGGCCATTGCGGTGGACCACTTCATGCTGTCCCGGGACCTGAGCGAGTGCCTGGGGGCCAAGGAGAGGCAGTGGCTGTTCTCAAAACTGCCCGACGTGAAGGATGTCAGCGAGAG ATTCCTGCAGGACCTGGAGCAGCGCTTGGAGGAGGACATACTGCGCTTTGACGTGTGCGACATCGTGCTGGCACACTGCCCTGCCCTCCGCAGGGTCTACCTCCCCTATGTCACCAACCAGGCCTACCAGGAGCAGACCTACCAGCGCCTGCT TCAGGAGAACCCCAGGTTTCCTGGAATTCTGGCTCGCCTGGAGGAAGACCCCATCTGCCAGCGCCTTCCTCTCACCTCCTTCCTCATCCTCCCCTTCCAGAGGATAACCAGGCTAAAGATGCTGGTGGAG aatatcttgaagaggaCAACTCCGGGATCTCGGGATGAGGACACTGCTACCAAAGCTTTTAATGAGCTGAAGAAG ATCATAAAGGAATGTAATTCCAGTGTTCAGTCAATGAAGAGAACTGAAGAACTCATTCACTTAAATAAGAAAATCCACTTTGAGGGCAAG atTTTCCCCCTGATTTCTCAGTCTCGGTGGCTGGTGAAACATGGAGAATTGCTGGAGGTGGACACACAGACCATGAGTATTTCCGGGTCAAAGTTGAAGTTGCCCACTCGGCCTGTCTATCTGCACCTATTCAATGATCGCCTTCTGCTGTCACGGAAGAAGGA CACATGGAAGTTTGTGGTGTTTGTACACGCCAGGATAGGGCAGCTGAAGGTGAAGGACCTGAGCCAGAAGCTGCAGGGCATCTCTGGCTTCATCTTCCACTTGCAGCTGTGCGACGGGCCACAGCTCAAGCACCAGATCCTGCTGAAGGCCCGCACGGA GAGTGAGAAGCAGCGCTGGATCTCTGCCATGTTTCCCCCGGATCTGGAGTCCAGTGGAGAGCAGGTCAGGGAGAATGATG ATCTCTCCCAGGTTCAGTGCATCAAGAGCTACCAGGCCGTGGAGCACGATGAGCTGACTCTGGAGAAGGCCGACATCCTTCAGGCTCAGACCATCACAAGCGACG GCTGGGTCGAGGGGATCCGGTTATTCGATGGGGAGAGGGGCTGGTTCCCCAAATCCTACGTGGAGGAGATCACGAGTCGGAGCGCTCGACTGCGAAACCTCCGGGAGAACAACCGCATCAAGAGTGCCACCCAGAAGCTGCAGCAGGAGCTCCTGTAG
- the LOC133109317 gene encoding rho guanine nucleotide exchange factor 19-like isoform X4, which translates to MKVTLLSLTSVHQRRKMRVYSPDSLSDDSLSSPSPECEYLFPGPFLEEGEELGLVSHTLPATRSPSPPAGVPREPQPHALPGPPLSPGGRRAGSGSAGGLVPEGLSLGSPHAGPGDQERRRFSASELISRLQLSQRKSSFALKLGKSLSARVAPRDRQGPHSHSPSNKSSSRDGSSGASSDSGPHSPTGPSPPGLLSPPADGTAALHKGSGGLSSRADSIEEDTSSSAALGCSKRLSRFLPSLILYQEYSDVAINREIQRQQGVEPGSEDEPLGNGEVGGATPPENLSPTSSFRSSRGSAFSLWQDIPDVRNSGTLDSFSNEERKLQEAKFELVTSEASYIRSLAIAVDHFMLSRDLSECLGAKERQWLFSKLPDVKDVSERFLQDLEQRLEEDILRFDVCDIVLAHCPALRRVYLPYVTNQAYQEQTYQRLLQENPRFPGILARLEEDPICQRLPLTSFLILPFQRITRLKMLVENILKRTTPGSRDEDTATKAFNELKKIIKECNSSVQSMKRTEELIHLNKKIHFEGKIFPLISQSRWLVKHGELLEVDTQTMSISGSKLKLPTRPVYLHLFNDRLLLSRKKDTWKFVVFVHARIGQLKVKDLSQKLQGISGFIFHLQLCDGPQLKHQILLKARTESEKQRWISAMFPPDLESSGEQVRENDDLSQVQCIKSYQAVEHDELTLEKADILQAQTITSDGWVEGIRLFDGERGWFPKSYVEEITSRSARLRNLRENNRIKSATQKLQQELL; encoded by the exons ATGAAAGTTACTCTGTTATCACTGACGTCAGTACATCAAA ggcgTAAGATGCGGGTGTATTCCCCCGATAGTCTGAGCGATGACTCTCTCAGCAGTCCCAGTCCAGAGTGTGAGTATTTATTCCCAGGGCCCTTTCTGGAAGAAGGAGAGGAGCTGGGTCTGGTCTCCCACACACTGCCCGCAACAcgttccccctcccctccggcAGGGGTCCCCAGAGAGCCCCAGCCCCACGCCCTCCCCGGACCGCCGCTTTCCCCTGGGGGTAGGAGGGCGGGGTCGGGGAGCGCGGGCGGCCTGGTGCCGGAGGGCCTCTCACTGGGCAGCCCCCACGCTGGCCCCGGGGACCAGGAGAGGAGACGCTTCTCCGCGTCAGAGCTCATCTCCAGGCTGCAGCTTTCCCAGAGGAAAAGCTCCTTCGCCCTGAAGCTGGGCAAGTCTCTGTCCGCACGCGTGGCCCCCAGGGACCGGCAGGGcccccacagccacagccccAGCA atAAATCCAGCTCCAGAGATGGCAGCTCAGGGGCGTCGAGTGACAGCGGACCCCACAGCCCCACGGGGCCCAGTCCGCCCGGTCTGCTGTCGCCCCCTGCTGACGGAACAGCAGCACTGCACAAGGGGAGCGGCGGGCTCAG ctCAAGGGCGGACTCCATAGAGGAGGACACCAGCTCCTCCGCTGCTCTCGGCTGCAGCAAACGCTTGTCCCGGTTCCTGCCCAGCC TGATACTGTACCAGGAGTACAGTGATGTGGCCATCAACAGGGAGATTCAGCGGCAGCAGGGGGTGGAGCCAGGCTCTGAAGATGAGCCACTTGGGAACGGCGAGGTGGGGGGAGCCACACCCCCTGAAAACCTCTCTCCAACCAGCTCGTTCCGCTCATCGCGGGGCTCCGCCTTCTCGCTGTGGCAGGACATCCCCGACGTGCGCAACAGTGGCACCCTGGACTCCTTCAGCAACGAGGAGAGGAAGCTGcaggag GCTAAATTTGAGCTGGTGACCTCAGAGGCCTCGTACATACGCAGCCTGGCCATTGCGGTGGACCACTTCATGCTGTCCCGGGACCTGAGCGAGTGCCTGGGGGCCAAGGAGAGGCAGTGGCTGTTCTCAAAACTGCCCGACGTGAAGGATGTCAGCGAGAG ATTCCTGCAGGACCTGGAGCAGCGCTTGGAGGAGGACATACTGCGCTTTGACGTGTGCGACATCGTGCTGGCACACTGCCCTGCCCTCCGCAGGGTCTACCTCCCCTATGTCACCAACCAGGCCTACCAGGAGCAGACCTACCAGCGCCTGCT TCAGGAGAACCCCAGGTTTCCTGGAATTCTGGCTCGCCTGGAGGAAGACCCCATCTGCCAGCGCCTTCCTCTCACCTCCTTCCTCATCCTCCCCTTCCAGAGGATAACCAGGCTAAAGATGCTGGTGGAG aatatcttgaagaggaCAACTCCGGGATCTCGGGATGAGGACACTGCTACCAAAGCTTTTAATGAGCTGAAGAAG ATCATAAAGGAATGTAATTCCAGTGTTCAGTCAATGAAGAGAACTGAAGAACTCATTCACTTAAATAAGAAAATCCACTTTGAGGGCAAG atTTTCCCCCTGATTTCTCAGTCTCGGTGGCTGGTGAAACATGGAGAATTGCTGGAGGTGGACACACAGACCATGAGTATTTCCGGGTCAAAGTTGAAGTTGCCCACTCGGCCTGTCTATCTGCACCTATTCAATGATCGCCTTCTGCTGTCACGGAAGAAGGA CACATGGAAGTTTGTGGTGTTTGTACACGCCAGGATAGGGCAGCTGAAGGTGAAGGACCTGAGCCAGAAGCTGCAGGGCATCTCTGGCTTCATCTTCCACTTGCAGCTGTGCGACGGGCCACAGCTCAAGCACCAGATCCTGCTGAAGGCCCGCACGGA GAGTGAGAAGCAGCGCTGGATCTCTGCCATGTTTCCCCCGGATCTGGAGTCCAGTGGAGAGCAGGTCAGGGAGAATGATG ATCTCTCCCAGGTTCAGTGCATCAAGAGCTACCAGGCCGTGGAGCACGATGAGCTGACTCTGGAGAAGGCCGACATCCTTCAGGCTCAGACCATCACAAGCGACG GCTGGGTCGAGGGGATCCGGTTATTCGATGGGGAGAGGGGCTGGTTCCCCAAATCCTACGTGGAGGAGATCACGAGTCGGAGCGCTCGACTGCGAAACCTCCGGGAGAACAACCGCATCAAGAGTGCCACCCAGAAGCTGCAGCAGGAGCTCCTGTAG
- the LOC133109317 gene encoding rho guanine nucleotide exchange factor 19-like isoform X1, protein MPSPKEAAPYELQCIPLVMLPGYGFPPLPDFQPHLHTLHCRGQSPNMWIPGSPESQALSEARKDRPFPRQPLHHVAVCKLETLTFTELPQSPLNGLSPSPSLSPNRRSLTPSPERGGGAGLSPPVALDIERSPEQSKESGVPAPSGTDPKPADRRSEPAISVRPRPPLSLPLFLPLSSPPDSRDHPHSQRSFSLDLGVCSAEACSPQRRTSYGDIKEKSIRRKMRVYSPDSLSDDSLSSPSPECEYLFPGPFLEEGEELGLVSHTLPATRSPSPPAGVPREPQPHALPGPPLSPGGRRAGSGSAGGLVPEGLSLGSPHAGPGDQERRRFSASELISRLQLSQRKSSFALKLGKSLSARVAPRDRQGPHSHSPSNKSSSRDGSSGASSDSGPHSPTGPSPPGLLSPPADGTAALHKGSGGLSSRADSIEEDTSSSAALGCSKRLSRFLPSLILYQEYSDVAINREIQRQQGVEPGSEDEPLGNGEVGGATPPENLSPTSSFRSSRGSAFSLWQDIPDVRNSGTLDSFSNEERKLQEAKFELVTSEASYIRSLAIAVDHFMLSRDLSECLGAKERQWLFSKLPDVKDVSERFLQDLEQRLEEDILRFDVCDIVLAHCPALRRVYLPYVTNQAYQEQTYQRLLQENPRFPGILARLEEDPICQRLPLTSFLILPFQRITRLKMLVENILKRTTPGSRDEDTATKAFNELKKIIKECNSSVQSMKRTEELIHLNKKIHFEGKIFPLISQSRWLVKHGELLEVDTQTMSISGSKLKLPTRPVYLHLFNDRLLLSRKKDTWKFVVFVHARIGQLKVKDLSQKLQGISGFIFHLQLCDGPQLKHQILLKARTESEKQRWISAMFPPDLESSGEQVRENDDLSQVQCIKSYQAVEHDELTLEKADILQAQTITSDGWVEGIRLFDGERGWFPKSYVEEITSRSARLRNLRENNRIKSATQKLQQELL, encoded by the exons CTCCAATGCATCCCACTCGTCATGCTCCCTGGATATGgatttccccctctccctgactTCCAGCCCCACCTCCACACTTTGCACTGCAGAGGGCAGAGCCCCAACATGTGGATCCCGGGCTCACCCGAGTCCCAGGCTTTGAGCGAGGCCCGGAAAGACAGGCCCTTTCCACGACAGCCCCTTCACCACGTCGCTGTGTGCAAGCTGGAGACGCTGACTTTCACGGAGCTGCCCCAGTCCCCCCTCAACGGCCTgagcccctccccttccctctccccaaACAGACGCTCTCTGACCCCCTCACCGGAGCGAGGGGGCGGTGCTGGTCTTAGCCCCCCCGTGGCCCTGGACATAGAGAGGTCTCCGGAGCAGAGCAAGGAGTCGGGCGTCCCCGCCCCCAGTGGGACAGATCCCAAACCTGCCGATAGACGCAGCGAACCGGCCATCTCAGTGCGGCCTCGTCCCCCTCTGtcgctccctctcttcctccccctgtcctcGCCCCCAGACAGCAGGGACCATCCTCACTCCCAGAGGTCCTTCTCCCTGGATTTAGGCGTCTGTAGTGCCGAGGCCTGCAGCCCACAGAGGCGCACTTCCTACGGGGACATCAAAGAGAAATCTATCA ggcgTAAGATGCGGGTGTATTCCCCCGATAGTCTGAGCGATGACTCTCTCAGCAGTCCCAGTCCAGAGTGTGAGTATTTATTCCCAGGGCCCTTTCTGGAAGAAGGAGAGGAGCTGGGTCTGGTCTCCCACACACTGCCCGCAACAcgttccccctcccctccggcAGGGGTCCCCAGAGAGCCCCAGCCCCACGCCCTCCCCGGACCGCCGCTTTCCCCTGGGGGTAGGAGGGCGGGGTCGGGGAGCGCGGGCGGCCTGGTGCCGGAGGGCCTCTCACTGGGCAGCCCCCACGCTGGCCCCGGGGACCAGGAGAGGAGACGCTTCTCCGCGTCAGAGCTCATCTCCAGGCTGCAGCTTTCCCAGAGGAAAAGCTCCTTCGCCCTGAAGCTGGGCAAGTCTCTGTCCGCACGCGTGGCCCCCAGGGACCGGCAGGGcccccacagccacagccccAGCA atAAATCCAGCTCCAGAGATGGCAGCTCAGGGGCGTCGAGTGACAGCGGACCCCACAGCCCCACGGGGCCCAGTCCGCCCGGTCTGCTGTCGCCCCCTGCTGACGGAACAGCAGCACTGCACAAGGGGAGCGGCGGGCTCAG ctCAAGGGCGGACTCCATAGAGGAGGACACCAGCTCCTCCGCTGCTCTCGGCTGCAGCAAACGCTTGTCCCGGTTCCTGCCCAGCC TGATACTGTACCAGGAGTACAGTGATGTGGCCATCAACAGGGAGATTCAGCGGCAGCAGGGGGTGGAGCCAGGCTCTGAAGATGAGCCACTTGGGAACGGCGAGGTGGGGGGAGCCACACCCCCTGAAAACCTCTCTCCAACCAGCTCGTTCCGCTCATCGCGGGGCTCCGCCTTCTCGCTGTGGCAGGACATCCCCGACGTGCGCAACAGTGGCACCCTGGACTCCTTCAGCAACGAGGAGAGGAAGCTGcaggag GCTAAATTTGAGCTGGTGACCTCAGAGGCCTCGTACATACGCAGCCTGGCCATTGCGGTGGACCACTTCATGCTGTCCCGGGACCTGAGCGAGTGCCTGGGGGCCAAGGAGAGGCAGTGGCTGTTCTCAAAACTGCCCGACGTGAAGGATGTCAGCGAGAG ATTCCTGCAGGACCTGGAGCAGCGCTTGGAGGAGGACATACTGCGCTTTGACGTGTGCGACATCGTGCTGGCACACTGCCCTGCCCTCCGCAGGGTCTACCTCCCCTATGTCACCAACCAGGCCTACCAGGAGCAGACCTACCAGCGCCTGCT TCAGGAGAACCCCAGGTTTCCTGGAATTCTGGCTCGCCTGGAGGAAGACCCCATCTGCCAGCGCCTTCCTCTCACCTCCTTCCTCATCCTCCCCTTCCAGAGGATAACCAGGCTAAAGATGCTGGTGGAG aatatcttgaagaggaCAACTCCGGGATCTCGGGATGAGGACACTGCTACCAAAGCTTTTAATGAGCTGAAGAAG ATCATAAAGGAATGTAATTCCAGTGTTCAGTCAATGAAGAGAACTGAAGAACTCATTCACTTAAATAAGAAAATCCACTTTGAGGGCAAG atTTTCCCCCTGATTTCTCAGTCTCGGTGGCTGGTGAAACATGGAGAATTGCTGGAGGTGGACACACAGACCATGAGTATTTCCGGGTCAAAGTTGAAGTTGCCCACTCGGCCTGTCTATCTGCACCTATTCAATGATCGCCTTCTGCTGTCACGGAAGAAGGA CACATGGAAGTTTGTGGTGTTTGTACACGCCAGGATAGGGCAGCTGAAGGTGAAGGACCTGAGCCAGAAGCTGCAGGGCATCTCTGGCTTCATCTTCCACTTGCAGCTGTGCGACGGGCCACAGCTCAAGCACCAGATCCTGCTGAAGGCCCGCACGGA GAGTGAGAAGCAGCGCTGGATCTCTGCCATGTTTCCCCCGGATCTGGAGTCCAGTGGAGAGCAGGTCAGGGAGAATGATG ATCTCTCCCAGGTTCAGTGCATCAAGAGCTACCAGGCCGTGGAGCACGATGAGCTGACTCTGGAGAAGGCCGACATCCTTCAGGCTCAGACCATCACAAGCGACG GCTGGGTCGAGGGGATCCGGTTATTCGATGGGGAGAGGGGCTGGTTCCCCAAATCCTACGTGGAGGAGATCACGAGTCGGAGCGCTCGACTGCGAAACCTCCGGGAGAACAACCGCATCAAGAGTGCCACCCAGAAGCTGCAGCAGGAGCTCCTGTAG